The DNA region CTCACGACCCCACTTAAACTCAATCTCGCGTAGATGCTGACTCAACTCTTCGAGTGACAACTCCGTAAAAAAACTAATCACGAAGTTGTAGAAGTTCTGACTGCTAAAGCCAATTGGCTCGCATTCATATATCGGTGATACGTGGAGATCCGTTCCAAGTTGCTGCAACTCTTGAAAAGCCGCCAACGAATGCCGCTCCCTATCTATGTTGGTACCGACACCGATATAAGCTTTTATCATGCCTGGCCTCGCTCAATCACAACGCCTACCGCGCGTGCT from Vibrio hyugaensis includes:
- the folK gene encoding 2-amino-4-hydroxy-6-hydroxymethyldihydropteridine diphosphokinase, whose translation is MIKAYIGVGTNIDRERHSLAAFQELQQLGTDLHVSPIYECEPIGFSSQNFYNFVISFFTELSLEELSQHLREIEFKWGREENAQKYQDRTLDLDIVLFGECISQQKPELPRSDIYKYPFVTKPLYDLEPHLVIPGDGRTVADIWQAMQPVDSLKPVSFSL